In Daphnia pulicaria isolate SC F1-1A chromosome 9, SC_F0-13Bv2, whole genome shotgun sequence, a single genomic region encodes these proteins:
- the LOC124312812 gene encoding DNA mismatch repair protein Msh6-like encodes MSKSSQKNTIFNYFVKSPTAAGSTTPSRNTNAASASSPTFASPSTKTTPSRAALTPSNKDTPKLKIKRGLSRTPIPQKEGYELGSLVWAKLDGFPWWPSLVCLHPVKKVEKEGGKIHVQFFDNPPTRSWIHMKFARPYTGSQNFNSLGVSKPKDSDWDNGCKEADNALPMSVEERLKLVVELLPSDEENSISEESTPKTATKTSKKAEGPKPKRRRILVPGDSNEDEASEEEYKPMAVDSSESEVEESLIEEDQENPISEEEVEEESPVKRKRKLPVANTKSGLNTPSNLKSFVCDSPSTISNSTKKKLSDFSCRDADGVCDSQSEGRKFSHLTYEFLKPAIIRDGQRRRPDDPDYDPRSIYIPDSFKQSLTPAMRQWWEMKTNNFDVILFFKVGKFYELYHTDALIAVQELGIILMKGDHAHCGFPERGFAKYSSQLIEKGYKVARVEQTETPEMMTERCKRMSRPTKFDRVVEREVCQITSRGTRTYNAIEGDNWEVEHHFLMALWEKSGSEAAGGKVEFGVAFVDTSIGSFQLGQFEDDRYRSRLSTLLTRYNPVEIISAKRGVSNDTTQVWNAACPNALHEMVSSNAECWDPAKTLRSLAESDYFKVNGDLDWPEGIRPLLDDSSSLGLTAKEESELAIRALGALHWYLKECKLDQELLSRRSFQIYYPIDEEPQENAIFGSHMVLDGMTLRNLDVLVNSSTGTTTGSLLERLNRCNTAFGQRMLRHWLCAPLCQQEAIDDRLDAVEYLLSNTSAIEEVRKILKSLPDLERLVNKIHSQGSSLKAKNHPDSRAIFFDAPIYSKKKITDFLLTLEGFRSAQKVEEYFRESTIISKLLRQSVKLASQGGEFPDMDEELEFFRLAFDHQQAAKEGTMVPRPGVDKQYDQALERIAEVQADAEKYLLDQKRHFGGKVSFVGTDKKRFQLEVSEAASSRANHKYELQGQRKGFKRYYTNESRVLIQQMLTAEEQRNLALKDISRRIFEQFDNHHLLWEKAITCLAVLDVVLALTAFAADQKVCRPRIIPPGSNQRPFLRLIQGRHPAHSQQFANSEFIPNDVTIGSGVVEQSDSQVDADHSLTLVTGPNMGGKSTLMRQVGLCVILAQMGSFVPAEEFELTPVDRLFTRLGANDHILGGESTFFVELSETAAILKHATLHSLVLLDELGRGTATFDGTAIAYSVVDHLARRQCRTLFSTHYHSLVHDLTSHPQVRLGHMACMVENDEEVDDPSQENIIFLYQFVDGACPKSYGFHAARLAGLERSIISRGFQQAKRMESKMLSVELFRDLFEKQSPKLPVDFQPNWNCLL; translated from the exons ATGTCTAAGTCATCCCAGAAAAATACTATATTCAATTACTTCGTGAAATCTCCTACTGCTGCTGGGAGCACTACTCCTTCACGAAACACTAATGCTGCATCAGCTTCTTCTCCAACATTTGCGAGCCCTTCAACTAAAACGACACCTAGTCGTGCAGCCTTGACTCCTTCCAATAAGGATACACCTAAGCTGAAGATTAAACGAGGGTTGTCCCGAACTCCTATACCACAAAAAGAAGGTTATGAGCTTGGCAGTCTTGTTTGGGCAAAACTTGACGGTTTTCCATGGTGGCCCAGCCTTGTATGTCTCCATCCTGTAAagaaagtagaaaaagaaggTGGAAAGATACATGTACAGTTTTTTGACAATCCACCCACGAGATCGTGGATTCACATGAAATTTGCAAGACCTTATACAGGAAGCCAAAATTTCAACTCACTTGGTGTTAGTAAACCTAAAGACAGTGATTGGGATAATGGATGTAAAGAAGCAGACAATGCTCTTCCAATGTCTGTAGAAGAGAGATTGAAATTAGTAGTTGAGCTACTTCCATCTGATGAAGAGAACAGCATAAGTGAGGAGTCTACACCAAAAACTGCTACTAAAACATCTAAGAAAGCTGAAGGACCAAAAcccaagagaagaagaattttggtACCAGGTGACAGCAATGAAGATGAAGCTTCAGAAGAAGAATACAAGCCAATGGCTGTTGACAGCAGTGAGTCTGAAGTTGAAGAGAGTCTAATTGAAGAAGATCAAGAAAACCCTATTTCAGAGGAAGAAGTAGAGGAGGAGAGTCCCGTGAAAAGGAAACGTAAATTACCAGTTGCAAATACGAAAAGTGGTTTAAACACCCCATCTAATTTGAAGTCATTCGTCTGTGATTCGCCTTCCACCATCAGTAACAGTACCAAAAAGAAGCTGTCTGACTTTAGTTGCAGAGATGCTGATGGAGTCTGTGATAGTCAAAGTGAAGGAAGAAAATTCTCACATCTGACTTACGAATTTTTGAAGCCAGCCATTATTCGTGATGGTCAAAGGCGCCGTCCAGATGATCCTGATTATGACCCGAGATCTATATACATTCCCGATTCGTTCAAACAAAGTCTAACTCCAGCTATG CGCCAGTGGTGGGaaatgaaaaccaacaatTTTGATGTCATCCTCTTCTTTAAAGTTGGCAAATTTTATGAGCTGTATCACACAGATGCCCTGATCGCTGTCCAAGAATTGGGTATTATCTTGATGAAAGGAGATCACGCTCACTGTGGATTTCCTGAACGAGGCTTCGCTAAGTACTCCTCCCAACTAATCGAAAAGGGTTATAAAGTAGCTCGGGTGGAACAGACAGAAACACCAGAGATGATGACGGAACGATGCAAGCGAATGTCTCGTCCCACTAAATTTGACCGAGTCGTAGAGCGTGAAGtatgccagattacgtcacgtGGAACTCGAACCTACAACGCGATTGAAGGAGACAACTGGGAG GTTGAACACCATTTCTTGATGGCGCTGTGGGAAAAGAGTGGATCGGAGGCAGCTGGTGGAAAAGTCGAATTTGGTGTGGCATTCGTTGATACATCAATTGGTAGTTTTCAACTAGGGCAGTTTGAAGACGATCGCTATCGTTCCCGTCTTTCGACGTTGCTAACCCGTTATAATCCTGTGGAAATCATCTCAGCCAAGCGCGGAGTCTCAAACGATACTACCCAGGTGTGGAATGCTGCCTGCCCTAATGCTCTTCATGAGATGGTCAGCTCCAACGCCGAGTGCTGGGATCCAGCAAAAACTCTCCGCTCTCTAGCCGAAAGTGATTACTTTAAAGTGAATGGAGACCTTGATTGGCCGGAAGGCATTCGCCCGTTGCTCGATGACAGTAGTAGCCTTGGCTTGACTGCCAAAGAGGAGTCTGAACTCGCCATTCGAGCATTGGGAGCCCTTCATTGGTATCTGAAAGAATGTAAACTGGACCAAGAACTGTTATCTCGCCGTTCATTCCAAATTTACTATCCGATTGATGAAGAGCCACAAGAAAATGCCATTTTTGGTTCCCACATG GTGCTGGATGGGATGACATTACGCAACTTGGACGTTCTAGTAAACTCTTCCACGGGTACCACAACAGGATCTTTATTGGAGCGACTCAACCGCTGCAACACAGCGTTTGGCCAACGGATGCTTCGCCATTGGCTATGCGCACCACTTTGTCAACAGGAAGCCATCGACGATCGGCTGGACGCAGTCGAGTATCTTTTGAGCAACACATCAGCAATAGAAGAGGTTAGAAAGATTCTAAAGTCTCTTCCGGATTTGGAACGATTAGTGAACAAAATCCACAGTCAAGGCAGTTCACTCAAAGCTAAGAATCACCCCGACAGCCGCGCTATTTTCTTTGATGCTCCTATTTacagcaagaaaaaaataaccgacTTTTTACTCACATTGGAAGGCTTCCGGTCGGCCCAAAAAGTTGAAGAATACTTTCGCGAATCCACCATTATTTCGAAGCTGCTCAGGCAATCGGTGAAGCTAGCGAGTCAAGGCGGGGAATTTCCTGATATGGACGAAGAACTGGAGTTTTTCCGCCTTGCTTTTGATCATCAACAAGCTGCCAAGGAAGGCACGATGGTTCCTCGACCAGGTGTTGACAAGCAATACGATCAGGCCTTGGAGCGGATAGCCGAGGTTCAAGCAGACGCCGAGAAGTATCTACTTGATCAAAAGCGTCACTTTGGAGGAAAAGTATCATTTGTTGGTACCGACAAGAAGCGTTTTCAACTGGAAGTTTCTGAAGCAGCTTCCAGTCGTGCGAATCATAAATACGAATTACAAGGTCAGCGTAAAGGATTCAAACGATACTACACTAACGAATCTCGTGTTTTGATTCAACAAATGTTGACGGCTGAAGAACAGCGAAATTTGGCCCTCAAGGATATCAGTCGACGAATTTTTGAGCAGTTTGATAATCACCATTTGCTGTGGGAGAAAGCAATCACGTGTTTGGCTGTTCTAGATGTTGTCTTGGCTCTCACGGCTTTCGCTGCTGACCAGAAAGTCTGCCGCCCTCGTATCATTCCTCCAGGAAGCAACCAGCGTCCCTTTTTGCGGCTGATCCAAGGACGCCATCCAGCCCACTCCCAACAGTTTGCCAACAGCGAGTTCATTCCAAACGACGTCACCATTGGATCTGGCGTTGTGGAACAATCCGATTCCCAGGTCGATGCCGATCATTCGCTCACCTTAGTGACGGGCCCAAATATGGGTGGTAAATCGACGTTGATGCGTCAAGTTGGTCTTTGCGTCATTCTGGCTCAAATGGGATCATTTGTCCCTGCTGAAGAATTTGAGCTGACTCCAGTGGACCGACTATTTACGCGTTTGGGAGCCAACGACCACATCTTGGGTGGAGAAAGCACCTTCTTTGTTGAACTGAGTGAAACTGCTGCGATCCTGAAGCATGCAACGCTACATTCGCTTGTTTTGCTGGATGAACTTGGAAGAGGCACTGCTACCTTCGATGGAACAGCTATTGCATATTCTGTTGTGGATCACTTGGCTCGCCGTCAATGTCGCACTTTATTTTCTACTCATTATCACAGCTTGGTCCACGACCTTACTTCTCACCCTCAAGTTCGTTTAGGCCATATGGCGTGTATGGTGGAAAATGACGAAGAGGTGGACGACCCTAGCCaagaaaacataatttttctttaccaGTTTGTTGATGGAGCTTGTCCCAAGTCTTATGGATTCCACGCGGCACGACTGGCTGGACTTGAGAGGAGCATCATTTCACGCGGCTTCCAACAGGCGAAACGTATGGAATCAAAAATGTTGTCTGTTGAATTGTTTCGTGATCTGTTCGAAAAACAATCTCCTAAGTTACCTGTCGATTTCCAGCCGAATTGGAATTGTCTTTTGTAA
- the LOC124313059 gene encoding serine/threonine-protein phosphatase 5-like, with protein MEQNMNLEKADAIKEEANECFKKQNYVKAITLYSNAIECNPTSAVLYANRSFAYLRTECFGYALEDASKAISLDKTYVKGYYRRAASYMALGKTKLALKDYETVFKARPNDKDAKLKFNECSKIVRQQAFERAIAVDTVKKSVSESINIDSMAVESTYTGPHLVNGRVTLEFMQELMDAYKDQKKLHRKYAFQILLEVAELFKAQPSLIDVTIPEDSKFTVCGDIHGQFYDLMNIFKLNGLPSTENPFLFNGDFVDRGSFSVECIFTLFGFKLLYPNHFFMARGNHESQTMNQMYGFEGEVKSKYSSQMAELFTEVYNWLPLCHCLNQRVLVMHGGLFSRDGISLEDIRITDRNRQPPEEGIMCELLWSDPQPMKGRSPSKRGVGIQFGPDVTARFLEHNHLDYIVRSHEVKSDGYEEAHDGKCITVFSAPNYCDTMGNKGAFITMNGKDMKPHFTTYEAVPHPDVKPMAYANSMMSLFG; from the exons ATGGAACAGAACATGAATCTGGAAAAGGCTGATGCCATTAAAGAAGAAGccaatgaatgttttaaaa AGCAAAATTACGTCAAAGCCATAACGCTCTACTCCAATGCCATTGAGTGCAATCCTACCTCAGCTGTCCTGTATGCCAACAGGAGTTTTGCCTATTTAAGGACAGAGTGCTTTGGTTATGCCTTAGAAGATGCATCGAAGGCCATCAGCCTGGATAAAACCTATGTCAAAGGTTACTATAGAAGAG ccgCTTCTTACATGGCTTTGGGGAAAACTAAGTTAGCCCTGAAAGATTACGAAACTGTGTTTAAAGCCCGACCAAATGATAAAGAtgcaaaattgaaatttaacgaATGCAGCAAAATTGTTAGGCAACAAGCTTTTGAAAGAGCAATTGCTGTTGATACTGTGAAGAAATCAGTGTCAGAATCTATTAACATTGATTCCATGGCTGTTGAGAGCACTTATACTGGTCCTCACCTGGTGAATGGAAGAGTGACTTTAGAATTCATGCAAGAACTTATGGATGCATATAAGGATCAAAAGAAACTTCACAGGAAATATGCCTTCCAG ATTCTGTTAGAGGTGGCAGAATTGTTCAAAGCTCAACCATCGCTTATTGATGTAACCATACCTGAAGATAGCAAGTTTACTGTATGTGGGGATATTCATGGTCAGTTCTATGATCTCATGAACATTTTCAAACTCAATGGTCTCCCGTCAACCGAAAACCCATTC CTTTTTAATGGCGACTTCGTAGATCGGGGTTCGTTCTCTGTAGAATGCATCTTTACCTTGTTTGGGTTCAAGTTGCTGTAcccaaatcacttttttatggCGCGTGGTAATCACGAGAGCCAAACAATGAACCAAATGTACGGGTTTGAAGGCGAAGTCAAGTCAAAGTATTCGTCACAAATGGCTGAGCTCTTCACCGAAGTTTACAATTGGCTTCCTTTGTGCCATTGTCTTAATCAGCGAGTCCTG GTTATGCACGGTGGACTATTTTCGCGGGACGGTATTTCATTGGAAGACATCCGGATAACGGATCGCAACCGTCAACCACCCGAAGAAGGTATCATGTGCGAACTGCTTTGGTCTGATCCTCAGCCGATGAAGGGTCGTTCTCCGTCTAAACGAG GTGTGGGAATTCAATTTGGACCGGACGTTACCGCCCGTTTCTTGGAGCATAATCATCTAGATTACATAGTTCGCAGTCACGAAGTCAAGTCAGACGGCTACGAGGAAGCTCACGATGGAAAATGCATCACTGTTTTCTCTGCTCCCAACTATTG TGATACCATGGGTAACAAAGGGGCTTTCATTACAATGAACGGAAAGGACATGAAGCCCCACTTTACAACTTACGAGGCCGTCCCCCACCCGGATGTGAAGCCAATGGCATACGCCAATTCAATGATGAGTCTGTTCGGTTGA